The DNA region TCCGTTTGGCGTCGGGTTTGCTATGTTCCGGAAGAAACCCGCTGCCACCCCTGTCAGCGACGAGCCATTGCCACCGACTTCGTAAATGAATAACAAAAATCCTCCGGTTTTGCCGGAGGATTTTTGTTTTAGTTGACGATGATCGTCAGGTTCATGGAGCAGAAGGTGGTGCTGCCAACCCGGATGCGCCATGTTGTTGAGTATGACCCAGGATCGGATGGCGCCCGCATGCTCACCGTCAATTCGACGGATGCGCGCGGGGCGACATTTACTTCAAAATCGTAGAGCGGCTGCCGGTGGATCCTTGAACCGCTGATGTACAGATAGTCCATGCTATTACGATCCCATTCCTTGACGCCGATATTGACCACTTCCCATTTTGCGTCGAAGTTTGCGCCTCTTGCGATGATGCTGTTATTCTCCGGCGTTTGGGAGAAAACCTGACAGGCATAGTCTGCCGAGACGGGAACGATGGTCACCGGTGTGTTGGTGAAGGTGAGTGTGGGCAACAGGAAGATAAAGGTCGGGGTGGGCGTTTCCGTTGCGGTGTGGGTCGGACGCGGTGTGGATGTCGGTGTAGATGTGGGCGGCTGGACCAATCCGGTCTGGGTGGCTGCCGCATCCGCTGTTTGGACGATGGCGGTCTGCAGCGAGTTCGGATCGAACGTGGGAAGAGGTTCAGGCGCAGAGGGAAGCGTTGGCAGGGCTGGAACACACGCGAGCATGAGTGCCAGCATTGCAAAGGTTGAAAACAGGATGCGTTTGCGCCGGATCATGATTCCTCAGCCTGTTATTTTACGTTGATCGCCACGTACGGATAGCACAACTGTCCGTCCAACGTCCACGTCATGACGTGGAAGCCGCGTGTGTCGGGGGCTTTCGCATCCAGATCGACGACGTAGGACTGTCCCGGAGCCAGCGCCACGGGAATCTCGACCCGCAGTACGTTCGACATTTTGGGACCGCTGAAGTATTTCACGTCGATGCCTTTGGGCAGGGTCTTTGTGCCGGTGTTGACGATGGTCCATTTGATGTCGAATTTCGCGCCGCGGTTGTACTCGGTATTGTCCTTTGGTCTTCGGTTGATCGCATTGCATGCATATTCCGCCGGTTTGGGGGCGCTGCCGCTGGATGTCGGCGTGTAACCTGTTGCGGTGGGCACAAGCATGGTTGGAGTTGGGATGTCGAGCGGTACGCTGGTCGGCACAAGTGTGGGCACTTCTGTTGGAGTGGCTTCCATCACGGCGGTCGGCGTGGACTCTGCTTGTTGCGCTGCAACGGTCAACGCCACGGATTCTTCGATCTGGTTTTGGCTGGTCTGCATTGCCTGTGCAACGGCGGTGTTGATCTGCGGCTGCATATCAACAGGCGTCTGGGCAGGCAGGCATGCCGCCAAAACGAAAATAAGCGCAGTCAATATTGTCATTTTGATTCGCATACGAATCTCCTTTTGGTACGGGCATATCTGACAGGTTTCTGCAGCCTGTCAGATAGTATCATTTTAATCCGTTTCGCCGGAACCGATTCCCTTTGGTTTCCACTTATTCTCATCTTTCAGGCGGTGCTGGATGCCGCCGCGGTCGTGCAATTGGTCGAAGCCTTCGGGTTTGATGAACATCTCTTCGCCGTCAAGCAGGGCAGTGAGACCGGTCTGACCGGGTTCGGGGCGTTTGAGTCCCTTGAACTTCGCCGCATCGGACGGGATGTAATCGGTGGGCTCCTCGTAGGTGGTGATGTAACCTTCGTAGTTGCGCAGGATGACCTTGTGGTCGGACATGCTCAACAGGTAGTTGGGCATCAGCGGAATCTTCCCGCCGCCGCCCGGCGCATCCACGATGAATTGCGGAACGGCGTAGCCGGAGGTATGTCCGCGCAGACCTTCCATGATCTCGATGCCCTTGGCGACCGGCGTGCGGAAGTGTCCTGCGCCTTCCACAAGATCGCATTGATAAAGGTAGTACGGGCGCACGCGGATGCGGACGAGGTCCTGCACCAACTGACGCTGGATGTGCACGTTGTCGTTCACGCCCGCCAGCAAAACGGATTGATTGCCGAGCGGAATGCCGGCTTTTGTAAGACGATCTGTGGCGTCCGCAAGTTCCTTCGAGATCTCGCTCGGGTGGTTGACATGGATATTCAGCCAGAGCGGGTGGAATTTTGCGAGCATATCGCACAATTCCTGTGTGACGCGCATCGGCATGAAGACCGGTACGCGCGAACCGATGCGGACGATCTCGATATGCGGAATTTCGCGCAGACGGGTGAGCAGTTCCTCGAGGACTTTTGGCGCCAGTACGAGCGGGTCGCCGCCGGAAAGCAGCACGTCACGTACCTGCGGCGTGCGCTTGAGGTATTCGATCTGCATCTCGAATTCCTCGCGTTTGAACGTCTGTCCCGGGTCGCCGACGATGCGCGAGCGTGTGCAGTAGCGGCAGTACGAGGCGCACTGGGTCGTGACCAGCATGAGCACCCTGTCAGGATACCGATGGACCAGCCCCGGCACGGGAGAGTGGCGGTCCTCCGCGAGGGAGTCTTCCATCATGGCGGTAAAGGATTGCATTTCCTCCGCAACGGGGATGACCTGTTTGCGGATGGGGTCGTTCGGGTCTTCGGGGTCGATCAGGGAGATGAAGTAAGGCGTTATATCCACGCGGAAC from Anaerolineales bacterium includes:
- the ablA gene encoding lysine 2,3-aminomutase, with protein sequence MKTEFVSKRANIYADVPDEKWNDWRWQLSHRLNTVEEIEKVLPLTESERKALQTQGLFRVDITPYFISLIDPEDPNDPIRKQVIPVAEEMQSFTAMMEDSLAEDRHSPVPGLVHRYPDRVLMLVTTQCASYCRYCTRSRIVGDPGQTFKREEFEMQIEYLKRTPQVRDVLLSGGDPLVLAPKVLEELLTRLREIPHIEIVRIGSRVPVFMPMRVTQELCDMLAKFHPLWLNIHVNHPSEISKELADATDRLTKAGIPLGNQSVLLAGVNDNVHIQRQLVQDLVRIRVRPYYLYQCDLVEGAGHFRTPVAKGIEIMEGLRGHTSGYAVPQFIVDAPGGGGKIPLMPNYLLSMSDHKVILRNYEGYITTYEEPTDYIPSDAAKFKGLKRPEPGQTGLTALLDGEEMFIKPEGFDQLHDRGGIQHRLKDENKWKPKGIGSGETD
- a CDS encoding NBR1-Ig-like domain-containing protein; protein product: MIRRKRILFSTFAMLALMLACVPALPTLPSAPEPLPTFDPNSLQTAIVQTADAAATQTGLVQPPTSTPTSTPRPTHTATETPTPTFIFLLPTLTFTNTPVTIVPVSADYACQVFSQTPENNSIIARGANFDAKWEVVNIGVKEWDRNSMDYLYISGSRIHRQPLYDFEVNVAPRASVELTVSMRAPSDPGSYSTTWRIRVGSTTFCSMNLTIIVN
- a CDS encoding NBR1-Ig-like domain-containing protein, with protein sequence MRIKMTILTALIFVLAACLPAQTPVDMQPQINTAVAQAMQTSQNQIEESVALTVAAQQAESTPTAVMEATPTEVPTLVPTSVPLDIPTPTMLVPTATGYTPTSSGSAPKPAEYACNAINRRPKDNTEYNRGAKFDIKWTIVNTGTKTLPKGIDVKYFSGPKMSNVLRVEIPVALAPGQSYVVDLDAKAPDTRGFHVMTWTLDGQLCYPYVAINVK